A single Nicotiana tabacum cultivar K326 chromosome 5, ASM71507v2, whole genome shotgun sequence DNA region contains:
- the LOC142180634 gene encoding uncharacterized protein LOC142180634 encodes MSQERPLKPKRKTSATYTKPGTMVSLANQIRTSFSQKYVVPARQSNKEWPNIIVENLPRAVAHAQTRSTTSAKYVAPARQSNKEHLNIIEENLIVPQYSEVTAYVQTRSTTPTTQVIEEQVQLDSTTPIEDEQCEEQVEGPSNQTRKRGKRKMKSVHGRHERKLILLNNLNQPVGPSDAVVTEFGSFLGILARNATLCPLDILDWRKMDTKEDIWEYTKDKYDIPKAAKKYTLESVQAAWRKHKSKLKKDHFDPYRSDETRMEHIPEDVPVSQFKELLRYWNSEKLQRMSITNIENRKNLKNPHTAGKRSFALVRSKLEKDKETSNPLSAKEVFVATRKRKVGRSYKSSDEDTTSKIVEMEEVEAQQNENGNESVEAFASVMGPEYSGRLRLYGRGVTRTSLRGKVGYFEPSSNTSNSIQKLEEKIQRMEEKLRNKRQLSVNKLLQMSLHVFSVQELILMLTLFLRHWVIIH; translated from the exons ATGAGTCAAGAAAGACCTTTAAAGCCCAAAAGAAAGACAAGCGCAACATACACAAAACCTGGAACAATGGTATCTTTGGCAAACCAAATAAGGACTTCGTTTAGCCAAAAATATGTTGTTCCCGCTAGACAATCAAACAAAGAGTGGCCTAATATTATTGTAGAGAATCTGCCAAGAGCAGTAGCCCATGCACAAACTAGATCAACCACTTCTGCAAAATATGTTGCTCCTGCTAGACAATCAAACAAAGAGCATCTGAATATCATCGAAGAGAATCTGATAGTGCCACAATATTCAGAAGTAACAGCCTATGTACAAACAAGATCAACCACTCCTACAACACAAGTAATAGAGGAACAAGTTCAGTTGGATTCTACAACTCCTATTGAAGATGAACAATGTGAAGAACAAG TTGAAGGCCCTTCTAATCAaacaagaaaaagaggaaaaagaaagatgaaaagtGTACATGGACGACATGAGCGTAAATTAATTTTACTTAACAACTTAAATCAACCTGTCGGTCCTAGTGACGCAGTTGTGACAGagtttggaagcttccttggTATATTGGCAAGGAATGCGACTCTATGTCCTCTTGATATTTTGGATTGGAGGAAGATGGACACAAAAGAGGATATATGGGAATATACCAAG GATAAATATGATATTCCTAAAGCTGCAAAAAAATATACTTTGGAATCAGTTCAAGCTGCCTGGAGAAAGCATAAGAGTAAATTGAAAAAAGATCACTTTGACCCCTATAGAAGTGATGAAACTCGAATGGAACATATCCCTGAAGATGTTCCAGTTTCTCAGTTTAAGGAACTCCTTAGGTATTGGAACTCTGAGAAACTCCAG AGAATGTCTATAACTAACATTGAGAATCGGAAAAATTTGAAGAATCCTCACACTGCTGGAAAAAGAAGTTTTGCTTTAGTTCGCTCTAAGTTG GAAAAAGACAAGGAAACTTCGAATCCTTTATCAGCAAAGGAAGTCTTCGTTGCTACAAGAAAACGAAAAGTTGGGCGATCATACAAGTCCTCGGATGAAGATACAACTAGTAAAATT GTTGAAATGGAGGAAGTTGAAGCACAACAAAACGAAAATGGCAATGAGTCCGTAGAGGCATTTGCATCTGTCATGGGACCTGAATATTCGGGACGTCTGAGATTGTATGGACGAGGGGTTACAAGAACTTCTTTGAGAGGGAAAGTAGGATATTTTGAACCATCTTCAAATACTTCAAATTCTATACAAAAATTGGAGGAGAAGATACAAAGAATGGAGGAAAAATTGAGGAACAAAAGGCAACTATCCGTCAATAAGTTGTTGCAGATGTCCTTGCACGTCTTCAGCGTTCAGGAATTGATATTGATGCTAACATTATTCTTGCGGCATTGGGTGATAATTCATTAG
- the LOC142180908 gene encoding uncharacterized protein LOC142180908, translated as MNVVEDHLIINGFVHGYNKWVFHGEGFSSRKTLCLRSNDEGSDMYDDIDGLLHDTFRNVEDDLGHEGVRDGPSEDAKRFFMLVEEGKEELYPGCENFSKLGFTIRLYLFKCIHGISNVAFTDLLELLKEAFPFAQLPESFYKATSMIKDLGLHYEKIHACPNDCMLFWNEYVNVDTCSVCGSSRWKNVVNVLTNKKTKTPAKVLRYFPLKPRLQRIFMCPETAEAMRWHATERPNDGNIRHPADGDAWKEFDSLHPEFSSDPRNVRLGLSSDGFNPFRTMSISHSTWPVMLMNYNLSPWICMKPEYIMLSMIIPGPSSPGNDIDVYLQPLIAELNELWKFGVETFDAESNQMFQMRAALMWTISDFPALAMLSGWSTKGKFACPTCNYGTCSQYLKHSRKIDKKSFDGKEDHKHAPTPLSGIEVLEELREFKNVFGKGQKKRYRDNKCPWKKRSIFFELPYWETNKLRHNLDPMHIKKNICDSILGTLLEIDGKSKDHLNSRYDLQEIGIRKELQPIQDIVSGTISLAKACFYMNPEEKRRFCTVFKNAKLPKGCASNISNLKHMPCSEHKNLIDNRTRPNAWVRARNHSRNFADWFKEKVKSIDVPNHL; from the exons ATGAATGTGGTGGAAGACCACTTGATTATTAATGGTTTTGTTCATGGATACAATAAATGGGTTTTCCACGGGGAAGGATTTTCCTCGAGAAAGACTCTATGCCTAAGAAGTAATGATGAAGGTTCTGACATGTATGACGATATTGATGGATTACTTCATGATACATTTCGAAATGTCGAGGATGATTTGGGACATGAAGGAGTGAGGGATGGACCATCAGAAGATGCAAAAAGATTCTTTATGTTAGTAGAAGAAGGGAAAGAAGAATTATATCCAGGGTGTGAAAATTTCTCCAAATTAGGTTTTACAATTCGGTTGTACTTATTTAAATGCATTCATGGGATAAGTAATGTGGCATTCACAGACTtgttggagttgttaaaagagGCATTTCCATTTGCTCAGCTACCCGAGTCTTTCTATAAGGCAACAAGCATGATAAAAGATTTGGGTCTTCATTATGAAAAAATACATGCATGTCCTAATGATTGCATGTTATTTTGGAATGAATATGTAAATGTAGATACTTGTTCTGTGTGTGGGTCTTCTAGATGGAAGAATGTTGTTAATGTATTGACTAATAAAAAGACCAAAACCCCTGCAAAAGTCTTAAGGTACTTTCCATTAAAGCCTCGGCTTCAAAGGATATTCATGTGTCCCGAAACAGCTGAAGCTATGAGATGGCATGCCACTGAACGACCGAATGATGGAAATATAAGACATCCTGCTGATGGTGATGCTTGGAAGGAATTCGACTCCTTGCACCCTGAATTTTCTAGCGACCCTCGCAATGTTAGATTGGGTCTTTCAAGTGATGGCTTCAACCCGTTTCGAACAATGAGCATTTCCCATAGCACATGGCCTGTTATGTTAATGAACTATAATCTATCGCCTTGGATTTGCATGAAGCCAGAGTATATAATGTTGTCAATGATCATCCCAGGTCCGTCATCTCCGGGAAATGATATAGATGTGTATCTTCAACCCCTAATTGCTGAATTGAATGAACTATGGAAATTCGGTGTAGAAACATTTGATGCCGAATCCAACCAGATGTTTCAAATGCGTGCAGCATTAATGTGGACAATTAGTGATTTTCCTGCACTAGCAATGCTTTCTGGATGGAGCACAAAGGGAAAATTTGCATGCCCCACTTGTAATTATGGCACATGTTCTCAATATCTCAAGCATAGTCGTAAGAT AGATAAGAAATCATTTGATGGTAAGGAGGATCATAAACATGCACCTACTCCTTTGTCGGGTATAGAAGTCCTCGAAGAGTTGCGTGAATTCAAGAATGTCTTTGGAAAGGGCCAAAAGAAAAGGTATCGGGATAACAAGTGTCCATGGAAGAAAAGATCCATCTTCTTTGAACTACCGTACTGGGAAACTAACAAATTGAGGCACAATCTTGATCCGATGCACATTAAGAAAAATATATGTGATAGTATTCTTGGAACATTATTGGAGATCGATGGAAAGTCAAAAGATCATTTAAATTCTCGTTACGATTTGCAAGAAATAGGAATACGAAAAGAGCTTCAACCAATACAAGATATTGTAAGTGGAACAATTTCTTTGGCTAAAGCTTGTTTCTACATGAATCCAGAAGAGAAGAGGCGATTTTGCACAGtctttaaaaatgccaaattgCCAAAAGGTTGTGCCTCGAATatatcaaatttgaaacatatgcCTTGCAGTGAacataaaaatttaattgataaTCGTACTAGACCAAATGCATGGGTAAGAGCAAGAAATCATAGTCGAAATTTTGCCGACTGGTTTAAAGAGAAAGTAAAAAGCATTGACGTGCCCAATCATTTGTGA